The Lysobacter oculi genomic sequence AAACCGTCGATCGCCCGCAGCGGCGCGCGCAGGTCATGTGAGATGCCGGACGCGAACACGTCCTGCTGGGCCCTCAGCCGCATCAGCTCGGCTTCGAGGTCCCGGTTGCGGCGCTCCAAGGCCGCCAGGGCCTCGTCGCCGTCTTGATTGATCAACGCACTCATCGTCCCGCCAACCCCTGCACCGTCGCCTCCTGCGAAATGGTGTTCATCTCTCTGTACGTCTTGCCATTCGGCAGGCTAACGCCATCCGCCGGCGATGAGGTCTAGACCGCGTGAAGAGCGGCACTGGCAGAATCGGGCCATGGACACCCCGCAGATTCTTTTCCTGCTCATCCTCGCCGGTGGGCTCTATCTCTTCGTCAGCGAGAAACTGCGGGTCGATGTCACCGCCATGCTGATCCTGCTGGCGCTGGTGCTGACCGGCGTGCTCAAGCCCAAGGAAGCGCTGTCGGGCTTTGCCAGCGAGCCGGCGATCATCGTCGCGGCGATCTTCGTGATCTCCGGCGCGCTGGCCGCGACCGGCATCACCGAGAAGCTCGGCCAGTGGATCGGCCGCGCGGCCGGGCGTGGCGAGGCGCGCACCATCGCGGTGACGATGCCGGCGGTGGCGGCACTGTCGGCCTTCACCCACCACGTCATGGTGACGGCGATGATGCTGCCGATCCTGCTGCGCCATGCACGCGAGCGGAAGCTGCCGGCGTCGCGCCTGTTGATGCCGATGTCGCTGGCCGCCTCGCTCGGCACGACGCTCACCCTGGTCAGCGCGCCGGCCTTCCTGCTGGCCGACGACATGATTTCCCGCGCCGACGGCGGCAAGGGCCTGGGCATCTTCTCCATCACCCCGATCGGCATCGCGCTGGTACTGGTCGGCGTGCTGTACATGCTGCTGGCGCGCTGGCTCATCCCCAAGCGCAGCGGCGAAGGCAGCGACGACGACTACCTGCGGCTGGACCGCTACCGCACCGAGCTGCTGGTGATGAAGGATTCGCGCTGGCAGACGCGCACGCTGGCCGAGCTGCAGAAGGCGTTCGGCGTGACCGTGCTGGGCTGGCTGCGCGAAGGCGTGCGCCGCGACGACCTGACCCCCGACAGCCCGATGCTCTCCGGCGACATCCTGCTGATCGAAGCGCCGGCCGACGAGCTCAAGTCGCTGCACGACGATCCCGGCCTGGACCTCTACGCGCTCAACCGCCACGGCGACCGCACCACCGGCGAAGGCGAATCGCAGTTCGTGCAGGCGGTGGTGGCGCCCGGTTCGGAATTCATCGGCCGCTCGATCCAGGAGCTGGATTTCTCCCGCCAGTTCGGCGCGGTCATCGCCGGGCTGTGGCGGCGCGACGGCGCCATCGCCCCGCGCCTGTCCGATGCCCGCCTGCGCGAAGGCGACCTGCTGGTGCTGTGGGGCAAGGCCTCGCGCTTCTCCGAGCTGGCCCAGCACCACGGCTTCCTGATGCTGGTGCCGTTCGCCGGCGAGACCCGCCGCCGCATCCGCGCGCCGCTGGCGCTGGCCATCCTCGCCGCGACGGTGGTGGCCGCCGCCACCGAATGGCTGCCGGCGCCGCTGGCATTCCTGCTCGGTGCGGTGGCGATGGTGGTGACGCGCTGCGTGGACATCGACCGCGCCTACCGCGAGATCGACGTGCGCATCTTCGTGATGATCGCCGGCGTGATCCCGCTCGGCATCGCCATGGAACAGACCGGCACCGCCGACCTGATGGCCAAGGGCCTGCTGCACGTGGTCGAGCACTGGCCGCCGCTGGCCATCCTGCTGGTCATGTTCACCGTGGCCGCCTTCCTCACCCAGGTGATGTCGGATGCCGCCACCACCGCCCTGCTCGGGCCCATCGCCATCTCGCTGGCGCAGGCGCTGCATCTGCCGATCACGCCCTTCGTGGTGTGCACGGCGCTGGGCGCGGTGGTCGCCTTCCTCACGCCCATCGGCCACCACGGCAACCTGCTGATCCTCGGGCCCGGCCGCTATACCTTCGGCGACTTCCTCAAGATCGGCCTGCCGCTGACGGTGGTGGTCGCCTTCGTCAGCGCGTGGATGGCGCGCTGGCTGTGGATGGGCGGCCCCTTGCTGCCGCACTTCAGCGGCTGAGCGGCGGCTTCAGAACAGTTCGCCCTGCGGCGTCGGTGTGCGCGGGGCCACGAACTTCGACATGTCCAGCGCCGGCATGCCCGGAAAGCCCAGCCGCGCACGCGCCTTGCGGACGCGCTGGCTGATCAGCTGGGCGAACGGGCCTTCGCCGCGCATCCGGGTGCCGTAGCCGCTGTCGTAATCCCGGCCGCCGCGCATCTGCTGGATGAGGCTCATCACGTGCGCGGCGCGGTCGGGATAGTGCAGCGCCAGCCACTCGCGCCAGATCTCCTTGAGCTCGTGCGGCAGCCGCAGCAGCACATGGCCCACCGACCGACTGCGCGCCGGCCGCGTGGTGCACCGCTTCCAGGATGTGTTCGATCTCGTGGTCGGTGATCATCGGGATGACCGGTGCCAGCAGCACGCCGACCGGCACGCCGGCTTCCCGCAAGGCTTCGATGTTGCGCAGCCGCGTGTGCGGCGCGGCGGCGCGCGGTTCCAGTTTCGATGACAGCCGGTTGTCGAGCGTGGTGACCGACACCATCACGTGGACCAGGTCGAGCCGGGCCAGCTTGGTGAGCAGGTCGATGTCGCGGGTGATCAGCGACGACTTGGTGACGATCGACACCGGGTGCCGCGTTTCCAGCAGCACCTCAAGACAGTCGCGGCTGATCCGGTGTTCGCGCTCGACCGGCTGCCAGCCATCGGTATTGATGCCCAGCGCGATCGGATGCGGCACGTAGCCCGGCTTCGCCAGTTCCACCCGCAGCCGTTCCGCCGCATTGGTCTTGGCCGAAATCCTGGTCTCGAAGTCGAGCCCCGGCGACAGGTCCAGGTAGGCGTGCGAGGGCCGCGCGAAGCAATACACGCATCCATGCTCACACCCCCGATACGGGTTGATCGACTGCGAGAAGCCGACATCCGGCGAATCGTTGCGGCTGATGATGCTGCGGGCGCGCTCGATGCGCACTTCGGTGCGCGGCGCGGCCGCGGGGTCGGTGTCGTCGCTGGCGTAGAGCGAGCCCCAGCCGTCGTCCTCGCCGGCGCTGACGGTTTTCTCGAAGCGCCCGCTCACCTGCGAGGCCGCGCCGCGGCCCTTGATCGCCTCCGCCTTCGGCATCCTGATTTTGTGCGGTAGCGCCATCCGGTTAGCCTAGCGGGGCGAGATCGCAGGAAGTGCGATACGGAGCCCGCGATGCTGCAAGATCTTCTGAACGCGCTGAACACCGCCTGGGACGCGCTCTGGGCGATCCCCCACATCAAGACCTGGCTGACGCTGGGCTGGCTGGCCTACCTGGCCTGGCTGGGCGGCTGGATCATCCTGCAGAAGCGCGAGCCGGCCGCCACGCTCAGCTGGCTGATGAGCCTGGCCTTCCTGCCCTACGTCGGCTTCCTCATCTATTACCTGCTGGGCCCGCAGAAGATCGAACGCCACCGCCTGCGCCGCGCCCGCCGCCACGTGAAACTGGCCGCGATCGACGACGAAAGCGACAACCCCGAGTACGCGGAACTGCAGCGCATGGTGCAGGCGACGACGGGCTTCCCGCCGGCCTCTGCGCGACGCATCGAACTGCTGGTCGATGGCGGCCACAAATACCCGCGCCTGCTGGCCGACATCGCCGCCGCCGAGCGCGAGGTCCACGCCGAGTACTACATCTACGATCCGGACGAGAACGGCGCGGCGATGCGCGATGCGCTGGTCGCCGCCGCGCGTCGTGGCGCCAAGGTGCGCCTGCTGCTGGATGCGGTGGGCTCGAAGAAGTCGTCGCGGAGATTCTTCCAGCCGCTGATCGATGCCGGCGGCGAACTCGCCTGGTTCCACCCGATGCGCTTCGGGCGTTTCTGGAAATTCTGGAAGCGGCCCTGGCTCAACCTGCGCACCCATCGCAAAATCGTGCTGATCGATGGCCGCATCGCCTACACCGGGCGGCATCAACATCACCGACGCCCAGGACGAACGGCTGCGGGATGACGCCTACCGCGACCTCCACCTGCGCATCGAAGGCAACGTGGTGCGCGAGCTGCAGCAGGTCTTCGTCGAGGACTGGATCTACGCCACCGACGACCGCGGGCTGATTTCCGGCGTGGTCCAGGGCATGCCGCCGGTGGTGCCGGGCCACATCCCGGTGCAGATCATCACCTCGGGGCCGGACTCGCAGTGGGAGGCGATCCACCGCGCGCATGTCTCGGCGATCCACGCCGCCAGCCGGCGGGTGTGGATGACCACGCCCTATTTCGTACCGGGCGAGGCGGCGATGATGGCGCTGACCACCGCCGCGATGGGCGGCATCGACGTGCGCCTGATGGTGCCGAAGATGAGCGACAGCAAGCTGGTCACCTATGCCGCGCGGTCCTATT encodes the following:
- a CDS encoding SLC13 family permease produces the protein MDTPQILFLLILAGGLYLFVSEKLRVDVTAMLILLALVLTGVLKPKEALSGFASEPAIIVAAIFVISGALAATGITEKLGQWIGRAAGRGEARTIAVTMPAVAALSAFTHHVMVTAMMLPILLRHARERKLPASRLLMPMSLAASLGTTLTLVSAPAFLLADDMISRADGGKGLGIFSITPIGIALVLVGVLYMLLARWLIPKRSGEGSDDDYLRLDRYRTELLVMKDSRWQTRTLAELQKAFGVTVLGWLREGVRRDDLTPDSPMLSGDILLIEAPADELKSLHDDPGLDLYALNRHGDRTTGEGESQFVQAVVAPGSEFIGRSIQELDFSRQFGAVIAGLWRRDGAIAPRLSDARLREGDLLVLWGKASRFSELAQHHGFLMLVPFAGETRRRIRAPLALAILAATVVAAATEWLPAPLAFLLGAVAMVVTRCVDIDRAYREIDVRIFVMIAGVIPLGIAMEQTGTADLMAKGLLHVVEHWPPLAILLVMFTVAAFLTQVMSDAATTALLGPIAISLAQALHLPITPFVVCTALGAVVAFLTPIGHHGNLLILGPGRYTFGDFLKIGLPLTVVVAFVSAWMARWLWMGGPLLPHFSG